A stretch of Sphingomicrobium flavum DNA encodes these proteins:
- the pgeF gene encoding peptidoglycan editing factor PgeF, with product MNLDIVTAPPLGDLPHGFFGRDGGVSTGAVAGLNCGLGSGDDPEIVTANRRVAADALIEDAPLASVYQIHSADAVIATEAWPIEERPHADALATNVPGLLLGIVTADCAPVLFADRQAGVVAAAHAGWRGAIGGITDAAIAAMIRLGAQPKNIAAAVGPCIAQKNYEVDPAFPDPFLEENPENARFFIEGPAGRLHFDLESYVAARLAGAGVGRVWLAGLDTYASEDRFYSYRRATHRAEPNYGRQLSLIGLSPDKS from the coding sequence ATGAACCTCGATATCGTCACCGCCCCGCCGCTCGGCGACCTGCCCCACGGCTTTTTCGGCCGCGACGGCGGTGTCTCGACGGGCGCGGTCGCTGGTCTCAATTGCGGGTTGGGTTCAGGCGATGACCCTGAGATCGTCACCGCCAATCGCCGCGTCGCCGCCGATGCGCTGATCGAAGACGCACCGCTCGCCTCGGTCTATCAGATCCACAGCGCCGACGCCGTCATCGCTACCGAGGCTTGGCCCATCGAGGAGCGACCCCATGCCGATGCGCTGGCGACCAATGTTCCCGGCCTGCTGCTCGGCATCGTCACCGCCGACTGCGCGCCGGTGCTGTTTGCCGACCGTCAAGCAGGCGTGGTCGCCGCCGCCCATGCCGGATGGCGCGGGGCCATCGGGGGCATCACCGATGCCGCCATCGCCGCCATGATCCGCCTTGGCGCCCAACCGAAGAATATCGCGGCGGCCGTCGGCCCCTGCATCGCGCAGAAAAATTATGAAGTGGACCCGGCCTTTCCCGATCCCTTCCTCGAGGAAAATCCGGAAAATGCCCGCTTCTTCATCGAAGGCCCGGCGGGGCGTCTGCATTTCGATCTGGAATCCTATGTCGCCGCCCGCCTGGCCGGCGCAGGCGTGGGTCGTGTGTGGCTCGCGGGTCTCGATACCTATGCATCGGAAGATCGCTTCTACAGCTACCGCCGCGCCACCCACCGGGCCGAACCCAATTATGGCCGCCAGCTCAGCCTCATTGGCTTATCGCCCGACAAGAGCTAA